Proteins from a genomic interval of Nerophis lumbriciformis linkage group LG01, RoL_Nlum_v2.1, whole genome shotgun sequence:
- the LOC133624633 gene encoding transmembrane emp24 domain-containing protein 4-like, with amino-acid sequence MMLTVTTAGVILMAVCIYPSYALYFHIGETEKKCFIEEIPDETMVIGKYKTQLWDKQTNSFLPSTPGLGMHVEIKDPDAKVILSRQYGSDGRFTFTSHTPGEHQICLHSNSTKMALFAGGKLRVHLDIQVGEHTNNYPEIAAKDKLTELQLRARQLLDQVEQIQKEQNYQRYREERFRMTSESTNQRVLWWSIAQTLILIITGIWQMKHLKGFFEAKKLV; translated from the exons ATGATGCTGACCGTCACTACAGCTGGAGTTATTTTGATGGCAGTTTGTATTTATCCAAGTTACGCCCTCTACTTCCACATAGGAGAGactgagaaaaaatgctttattgaaGAGATTCCAGACGAGACCATGGTGATCG GAAAGTACAAAACTCAGTTGTGGGACAAACAGACCAATTCTTTCCTCCCGTCGACCCCTGGTCTTGGAATGCATGTTGAAATCAAGGATCCTGATGCAAAG GTCATCCTGTCCCGTCAGTATGGATCTGATGGCCGCTTCACCTTCACATCCCATACTCCTGGAGAACACCAGATTTGTCTGCACTCCAACTCTACCAAGATGGCTCTGTTTGCTGGAGGGAAACTG AGAGTGCACCTGGATATTCAGGTTGGGGAACATACCAACAACTACCCTGAAATTGCCGCCAAGGACAAGCTGACTGAGCTGCAGCTGCGTGCCAGGCAGCTCCTGGATCAGGTGGAGCAGATTCAAAAGGAGCAGAATTACCAGCGG TATCGAGAGGAGCGCTTCCGTATGACCAGCGAGAGCACCAACCAACGCGTCCTCTGGTGGTCCATCGCCCAGACGCTCATCCTCATCATCACTGGCATATGGCAGATGAAGCACCTCAAGGGCTTCTTTGAAGCCAAGAAACTGGTTTAG